A genome region from Erythrolamprus reginae isolate rEryReg1 chromosome 4, rEryReg1.hap1, whole genome shotgun sequence includes the following:
- the LOC139166191 gene encoding sialidase-3-like — protein MAEAPGDPAKTILFHRNREVTYRIPALIYRPAETTFLAFAEERSSPRDEHAKGLVMRRGMKEGLSVKWGPFTHLMTAGLPNHRTMNPCPLYDQKNDVIFLFFICVEDGISEQYQLRTGRNAARLGYISSQDGGRTWSSATDLTEQAAADDKAKKWATFAVGPGHGVQLRSGRLVVPAYAYHIHKSWFGYSFPWWIKPHCFSFYSDDGGRTWSRSELLKRLKTTECQMAEVTCQDNRQVLYCNARSLHRLRAEAFSADDGRQFPDPGLCQRLSELPFGCQGSVVSFFPSDLGPKTDPTSPRDAFPSTASLSWPRSWLMFSHPTSRKKRVDLGIYLNPSPVDQGEWTSPWILNKGPSGYSDLAVCDDGGPLAFGCLFECGESKEYEDIAFCLFSYEELLRKVKM, from the exons ATGGCTGAGGCTCCGGGGGACCCTGCAAAAACGATCCTCTTCCACCGGAATAGGGAGGTCACTTACCGCATCCCGGCTCTGATCTACCGGCCTGCCGAGACCACCTTCCTGGCTTTTGCGGAGGAGCGCTCCTCGCCCCGGGACGAGCACGCCAAGGGCTTGGTGATGCGACGCGGGATGAAAGAAGGCCTGTCCGTTAAG TGGGGTCCTTTCACGCATTTGATGACCGCCGGGCTGCCCAACCACCGTACTATGAACCCGTGCCCGCTTTACGACCAGAAGAACGAcgtcatcttcctcttcttcatctgcGTCGAGGATGGCATTTCGGAGCAGTATCAGCTCCGGACAGGGAGAAATGCCGCCCGACTGGGTTACATCTCCagccaagatggcggccgcaccTGGAGCTCCGCGACCGACTTGACGGAGCAGGCAGCGGCTGACGACAAGGCCAAGAAGTGGGCGACCTTTGCGGTGGGGCCAGGCCACGGGGTGCAGCTCCGTTCGGGGCGCCTGGTGGTCCCAGCATACGCCTACCACATCCACAAATCCTGGTTTGGCTACTCCTTCCCGTGGTGGATCAAGCCCCATTGCTTCAGCTTCTACAGCGACGACGGGGGCCGAACGTGGTCTCGGAGCGAGCTCCTCAAAAGATTGAAGACCACCGAGTGCCAGATGGCTGAGGTGACGtgccaggacaacaggcaggtgTTATATTGCAACGCCCGAAGTTTACACCGACTCCGAGCCGAGGCCTTTAGTGCGGACGACGGACGACAGTTTCCTGATCCCGGCCTTTGCCAACGGTTGTCTGAGCTGCCATTTGGGTGTCAAGGAAGCGTCGTCAGTTTCTTTCCCTCAGATCTAGGCCCAAAAACAGACCCAACATCTCCGAGGGACGCGTTTCCATCTACTGCATCACTCAGTTGGCCCAGATCCTGGTTGATGTTCTCCCATCCCACCAGCAGGAAGAAGCGGGTGGATCTGGGGATCTACCTGAATCCTTCCCCAGTGGACCAGGGCGAGTGGACGTCTCCTTGGATCTTAAATAAAGGACCCAGCGGCTACTCGGATCTGGCGGTTTGCGACGACGGGGGGCCCCTGGCGTTCGGTTGCTTGTTTGAGTGTGGGGAGTCCAAGGAATACGAGGACATCGCGTTCTGCCTCTTCTCCTACGAGGAGCTCCTGAGGAAGGTGAAAATGTGA